One genomic region from Marinifilum sp. JC120 encodes:
- a CDS encoding site-specific integrase has protein sequence MMATKPKWNKTKYPGVRYREHETRKHGIQPDKYFTITYKYKGKTKTESIGWASQGVKAQDAANVLSELKVNQTQGNFPQTLKQKKEMAAAALEEQEARARAEKDKGITFDEIWAQFYRPQAEANKAAKSWKREESLHRIWISPAIGDCPFASVSATDLEKIKTNMSEKGRSPRSIQYALATVRQVYNVAKNLDIFKGDNPVKKIKMPKMDNRRTRFLSEDEADQLLDVLLERNPLLHSVSLVSLYCGLRAGEIIDLEWKDLNFAEDMILIRDAKNGFSRHAFMTKQVKKELRELRKQVDPDQRPVFSAQRGKKLNEVSRLFNEAVDELGLNVGIDDRRQKVVFHTLRHTFASWLVQRGTPLYTVAKLMGHSTLAMTERYAHLAPDNLKAAVAVLEN, from the coding sequence ATGATGGCAACGAAACCCAAGTGGAACAAAACGAAGTACCCCGGAGTGCGTTACCGGGAACACGAAACCCGCAAGCACGGCATTCAGCCGGACAAATATTTTACCATCACCTACAAGTATAAAGGGAAGACCAAAACTGAGTCCATAGGCTGGGCCAGTCAGGGCGTTAAAGCCCAAGATGCTGCAAACGTTCTCAGTGAGCTTAAGGTCAACCAGACTCAGGGCAATTTTCCCCAGACGCTTAAGCAGAAAAAGGAAATGGCTGCCGCTGCACTCGAAGAGCAGGAAGCACGCGCGAGAGCCGAGAAAGACAAGGGTATCACCTTTGATGAAATCTGGGCTCAATTCTATCGACCGCAAGCGGAAGCCAACAAAGCAGCTAAATCATGGAAACGGGAAGAAAGCCTACATCGTATCTGGATTTCACCGGCAATTGGCGACTGCCCTTTTGCCAGCGTGTCAGCAACTGACCTTGAAAAGATCAAAACCAATATGTCTGAAAAGGGACGCAGCCCTCGATCCATACAGTATGCTCTTGCGACCGTGCGCCAAGTATATAATGTCGCCAAGAATCTGGATATTTTTAAAGGCGATAATCCGGTCAAGAAAATCAAGATGCCCAAAATGGACAATCGTCGGACACGTTTCCTGTCAGAAGATGAAGCAGACCAGCTCCTTGATGTGCTGCTGGAAAGAAATCCGCTGCTGCATAGTGTATCTTTGGTTTCCCTGTATTGCGGACTTAGAGCTGGCGAGATCATCGACCTTGAATGGAAGGATCTAAATTTTGCGGAAGATATGATCCTGATACGTGACGCCAAGAATGGATTCTCACGTCACGCGTTTATGACCAAGCAAGTAAAGAAAGAACTCCGAGAACTGCGCAAGCAAGTCGATCCTGACCAAAGGCCGGTCTTCAGTGCACAACGCGGTAAGAAACTCAATGAGGTCTCTAGACTTTTCAATGAAGCAGTTGACGAGCTGGGCTTAAATGTCGGCATCGACGACCGCAGGCAGAAAGTTGTTTTCCATACCCTGCGCCATACCTTCGCAAGCTGGTTGGTTCAACGAGGGACTCCACTTTACACCGTGGCAAAGCTCATGGGCCATTCCACTCTAGCTATGACTGAACGGTATGCCCATCTTGCACCAGATAATTTAAAAGCTGCGGTGGCTGTTTTAGAGAACTAG
- a CDS encoding Killer protein produces the protein MIKTFKHKGLEKFYRSGSTAGIQAKHSKRLRIQLSVIDTAQEAEDINLPGFRLHKLKGSRADLWSITVNGNWRLTFEFRDGNAYILNYEDYH, from the coding sequence ATGATCAAAACATTTAAGCACAAAGGTCTGGAAAAATTTTATCGATCCGGTTCAACAGCCGGGATACAGGCCAAGCATTCCAAGCGACTCAGAATCCAGCTTTCAGTCATTGATACGGCTCAGGAAGCGGAAGACATTAACCTTCCCGGATTCAGGCTGCATAAACTCAAAGGAAGCCGTGCGGACCTCTGGTCCATAACCGTTAACGGCAATTGGCGGCTGACTTTTGAGTTCCGCGACGGGAATGCATACATTTTAAACTACGAGGATTACCACTAA
- the higA gene encoding addiction module antidote protein, HigA family produces the protein MTMYNPPHPGELISSVYMEEYNLSCRKLAMMLGVAPSTLARVLNAKSAVSPEMALRLSKVLGRTPESWLAMQANYDLGKVRSQVDLSGVTPVGRGCSVV, from the coding sequence ATGACTATGTATAATCCCCCACATCCCGGTGAGCTTATCAGCTCCGTATACATGGAAGAATACAATCTCAGCTGTCGCAAGCTGGCAATGATGCTCGGCGTGGCTCCCTCCACTCTCGCCCGTGTCCTGAACGCCAAGAGCGCGGTATCCCCAGAAATGGCCCTGCGCCTCTCAAAGGTTCTTGGACGTACCCCCGAAAGCTGGCTGGCTATGCAGGCCAATTATGACCTTGGCAAGGTACGCAGTCAGGTTGATTTGTCTGGGGTTACTCCTGTGGGGCGAGGGTGTTCGGTGGTTTAA
- a CDS encoding response regulator, with the protein MTKKRVLIVDDSPENIQVLVEALNNKYTILATQTGASALKLARTSPQPDIILLDIMMPEMDGYEVCRRLKESATTKKIPVIFVTSLTEVQDEAMGLELGAVDYLTKPVNPAIVQARVSTHLNLRQAQQDTEKVLSKTLQGAVAMLTDIIGWLNPVAASRSERCSRLVGKIARELGVSPVWPVELAARLSQLGSIGITSKSLKSLYAGNTKHVSSEEVEFFKNHPALGADLVQEIPLLGRVAELVAGQCILFDGDVSKPPSPQQILRCTLDYDQHILQGALPEAALLLMETAEPAYDHRILETLGQVTSSIATGTTAGLFGPLEIRLDMILDQDVISITGMCVASKGTIVNETALRVIHRFGANGMIEGKIRAMIVEPE; encoded by the coding sequence ATGACCAAGAAGCGAGTACTTATTGTAGATGATTCTCCGGAAAATATTCAGGTTCTCGTCGAGGCACTCAATAATAAATACACTATCCTTGCAACCCAAACCGGGGCAAGTGCTCTCAAACTGGCCCGGACCTCACCCCAGCCGGACATCATCCTGCTGGACATTATGATGCCGGAAATGGACGGATACGAAGTTTGCCGCAGACTTAAAGAATCAGCTACAACAAAAAAAATCCCGGTAATCTTTGTCACTTCCCTGACCGAGGTGCAGGATGAGGCTATGGGACTAGAACTTGGAGCGGTGGATTATCTGACCAAACCTGTAAATCCGGCCATAGTTCAGGCCCGGGTGTCCACCCACCTGAATCTTCGTCAGGCTCAGCAAGACACTGAAAAAGTCCTGAGCAAGACACTCCAGGGGGCTGTAGCAATGCTCACGGACATTATAGGCTGGCTCAACCCTGTTGCCGCCAGTCGCAGTGAGCGGTGTTCCCGTCTGGTCGGAAAGATAGCCAGAGAGCTCGGGGTCAGCCCGGTATGGCCTGTTGAACTGGCGGCGCGCCTGTCCCAGTTAGGAAGTATTGGCATTACTAGCAAAAGCCTGAAATCATTATACGCAGGCAACACTAAGCATGTGTCCAGCGAGGAGGTCGAATTTTTCAAAAATCACCCTGCGCTGGGAGCAGATCTGGTACAGGAAATTCCGCTTCTGGGACGTGTGGCCGAGCTGGTGGCAGGCCAGTGCATCCTCTTTGACGGCGACGTTTCTAAACCGCCCAGTCCACAGCAGATTTTGCGGTGTACCCTTGATTATGACCAGCACATTTTACAGGGAGCTTTACCGGAAGCAGCCCTGTTGCTGATGGAAACAGCAGAACCGGCTTATGACCACCGTATCCTTGAAACTCTGGGGCAGGTAACTTCCTCCATTGCCACCGGAACTACTGCCGGGTTGTTCGGTCCACTTGAAATCCGCCTGGACATGATTCTGGATCAGGATGTGATCTCGATAACAGGGATGTGTGTGGCCTCCAAAGGAACCATAGTCAATGAGACCGCACTTCGGGTTATTCACCGTTTCGGGGCAAATGGTATGATTGAAGGAAAAATTCGGGCTATGATTGTTGAGCCGGAATAG
- a CDS encoding response regulator produces the protein MAEQPVQTVLVVDDIATNIEILLEILKDEYKVKVALNGDDALEVIESADPPDIVLLDIMMPGMDGFEVCRRMKSSMKSRCIPVIFVTTRDAEDDETLGFELGAVDYITKPINPAIVKARVRTHLALHNQNIALEHQVAERTKDLYSTRLEIVRRLGIAAEYRDNETGLHIIRMSKYCRTIGKGAGLSDREADILLNAAPMHDVGKIGIPDNILSKPGKLNPEEWEIMKTHTLIGGSIIGDHDNELMTTAKSVALTHHEKWDGTGYPRNLYRKNIPLEGRIAAIADVFDALTSERPYKVPWPVERAFDLLLKERGKHFDPELIEIFFKNIEEIMSIKERHTK, from the coding sequence GTGGCGGAGCAACCAGTACAAACTGTTCTGGTGGTAGATGATATTGCTACCAATATTGAGATCCTTCTAGAAATACTTAAAGATGAGTACAAGGTGAAGGTTGCTCTCAATGGAGATGATGCCTTGGAAGTCATAGAATCAGCGGATCCGCCGGATATCGTTCTGCTTGATATTATGATGCCCGGGATGGACGGTTTTGAAGTCTGTCGCAGGATGAAGTCCAGTATGAAAAGTCGCTGCATTCCTGTCATCTTTGTCACTACAAGGGATGCAGAAGATGATGAGACTCTCGGTTTTGAGCTGGGGGCTGTTGATTACATCACCAAGCCAATTAATCCTGCCATTGTGAAAGCGCGGGTCAGGACGCATTTAGCCTTGCACAATCAGAACATTGCTTTGGAGCATCAGGTGGCTGAGCGGACTAAGGATTTGTATTCAACCCGGCTGGAAATTGTCCGTCGTCTTGGAATAGCAGCAGAATATAGAGACAATGAAACCGGTCTTCATATTATCCGCATGAGCAAATACTGCCGCACAATAGGTAAAGGGGCAGGGCTCAGTGACCGCGAAGCGGACATCTTGCTGAATGCGGCCCCTATGCATGATGTCGGCAAGATCGGTATCCCTGATAATATTCTTTCCAAACCGGGAAAGCTAAACCCTGAAGAATGGGAGATAATGAAGACTCATACGTTGATTGGAGGGAGTATCATCGGTGACCATGACAACGAGCTCATGACTACAGCCAAAAGTGTCGCTTTGACCCATCATGAAAAATGGGATGGGACAGGTTATCCAAGGAATTTATATCGTAAGAATATCCCTCTTGAAGGGCGCATTGCAGCCATTGCTGACGTATTCGACGCCTTGACATCCGAACGGCCATACAAAGTCCCCTGGCCAGTGGAAAGGGCCTTCGATCTCCTTTTAAAAGAGCGAGGCAAACACTTTGATCCCGAACTCATTGAAATTTTCTTCAAGAACATAGAGGAAATTATGTCCATCAAGGAGCGGCATACTAAGTAG
- a CDS encoding hybrid sensor histidine kinase/response regulator: MQNMNKWPNIAIRSFLTTTIILALLAGIGCYFMYRQEADSLKKVISINAKMHNKLLAQKVSLDLKSLFNDIQLATNHIEVQRFLRNNAPLARTDVESEFISLCQVRKVYDQVRILCNTGMELIRVNNNNGQPAAVPLDKLQDKGNRYYFKESLNLKPGEVYVSPFDLNIENKKIEQPLKPMIRISMPVYDKAERRIGLVVLNYLGQQIIDGILDNIEGPNNHSMLSMLLNSDGYWLLSPDRTQEWAFMYPDRKEINFRTVNPEAWKQISSSPDGQFSSTDGLYTYSTIVVSPEVGKRELNGNVRRWKIVCLTPESTINAMHSRVSSRYAIVYCGIILLILFGALTRARFVTARVLGQKKLEIAKLAAEDANRAKSDFLARMSHEIRTPMNAIIGLTHLALKTALSPKQHDYLTKVDMSAKSLLGIINDILDFSKIEADRLEMEKVDFLLDDVFNDILNILGLQAEQKGLELLLMVRSTVPNLLVGDRLRLGQVLLNLAGNAIKFTESGEIIISAELVEESGSIAKIRFSIKDSGIGISPEQSSKLFQPFSQADDSISRRFGGTGLGLTISKRLVELMGGTMELKSEMGKGSEFFFVIPFGLQSRHIQEHYIYPEDVRGMRVLVVDDSKMLRTVLDKVLQSFTFDVVTAENGKQALSLLHEHDKSKPFKLVVTDWRMPDIDGIELVQKIKGGGLLENIPKIIMLTAYGHNEIRHRAEQIDLDGFMLKPFNRSLLFDTIMGAFAHDDYRVRETLQENIRNGIPANVAGSHILLAEDNKINQQVAREILEGADVTVSIANDGQEAAEMVRTNTYDAVLMDIQMPIMNGFQAVKSIRSDENLQSLPIIAMTAHALVGDREKSLLAGMNDHVTKPIDPDLLMEVLTKWLPDEPKTKYVQPSPMVKGENIPAIFTNLPGINAKLAIARVRGNLALYEKLLVNFAHDCNEVHSNLFSMISEKKYEEARPLAHTMKGVSGNIGAETMYLAFHEIETALKNGSDTALTLLKNMEPERKRIAEAIIKAFPDTEKDECVSDGNAESKNILFQEALKILPQIREMSDLLEKHDVEARDVYRSIESELTHAAPKFAKELGFMLGKFDFTRGRTKVEQFISECEQKEGENG, translated from the coding sequence ATGCAAAACATGAATAAGTGGCCAAATATTGCAATTCGAAGCTTTTTGACAACGACAATCATCCTTGCTCTTCTGGCAGGAATCGGTTGCTATTTCATGTATCGTCAGGAAGCTGATTCACTAAAAAAAGTGATTTCAATCAATGCAAAAATGCACAACAAATTGCTGGCGCAGAAGGTCAGCCTAGACTTAAAAAGCCTGTTCAACGATATTCAACTGGCAACCAATCACATTGAGGTACAGCGGTTCTTACGCAATAATGCCCCCCTAGCACGCACTGACGTGGAGTCGGAGTTCATATCCTTATGCCAAGTCCGCAAGGTCTATGATCAGGTCAGGATTCTTTGCAATACCGGAATGGAATTGATTCGGGTCAATAATAACAACGGACAACCTGCGGCAGTTCCTCTCGACAAACTTCAAGACAAGGGAAATCGCTACTACTTCAAAGAGTCTTTGAATTTAAAACCCGGCGAAGTATACGTCTCACCATTTGATCTCAATATTGAAAACAAAAAAATTGAGCAGCCTCTCAAACCAATGATCAGGATATCCATGCCTGTATATGACAAAGCCGAACGGAGGATAGGCCTAGTCGTACTTAATTATCTCGGACAACAAATTATCGATGGCATTCTCGATAATATTGAGGGGCCCAACAATCATTCGATGTTATCAATGCTCTTGAACAGTGACGGGTATTGGCTTCTTTCTCCAGACAGGACTCAAGAATGGGCCTTCATGTACCCTGACCGGAAAGAAATTAATTTCAGAACCGTAAATCCAGAAGCCTGGAAACAAATTTCCTCATCTCCTGACGGACAGTTCTCCTCTACTGACGGTCTCTATACATACTCAACAATTGTCGTCTCTCCTGAAGTGGGGAAGAGAGAGTTAAACGGTAATGTCCGCAGGTGGAAAATAGTTTGTCTGACTCCGGAGTCGACCATCAACGCTATGCATTCACGTGTGTCTTCTCGCTACGCTATTGTATATTGCGGCATTATCCTGCTCATACTTTTTGGAGCGCTGACCAGGGCCAGATTTGTAACGGCGCGGGTTCTCGGACAAAAAAAGTTAGAAATAGCCAAGCTGGCAGCAGAAGATGCCAACCGGGCTAAAAGTGATTTTCTGGCCCGGATGAGCCATGAAATCCGCACCCCGATGAATGCAATAATCGGTTTGACTCATTTGGCTCTAAAAACCGCATTGTCTCCCAAGCAGCATGACTATCTAACAAAGGTCGATATGTCCGCGAAATCGTTGCTTGGAATAATTAATGACATACTTGATTTTTCAAAAATAGAGGCAGACAGGCTGGAAATGGAAAAGGTCGATTTCCTTCTGGATGACGTGTTTAACGACATACTCAACATACTCGGCCTCCAAGCTGAGCAAAAAGGTCTTGAACTTCTGTTAATGGTCAGAAGTACAGTACCTAATCTGCTTGTTGGGGATCGGCTTCGTCTTGGGCAGGTGCTCTTGAACCTGGCAGGGAATGCCATAAAATTCACCGAGTCTGGTGAAATTATTATTTCGGCTGAGCTTGTCGAAGAATCCGGTAGCATCGCAAAGATCCGATTCTCAATTAAGGACTCCGGTATCGGCATTAGCCCGGAACAGTCATCCAAGCTCTTTCAACCGTTTTCTCAGGCCGATGACTCTATCTCCAGGCGGTTTGGAGGTACCGGACTTGGACTGACTATCAGTAAGCGTTTGGTAGAGTTGATGGGGGGAACCATGGAGCTAAAAAGTGAAATGGGCAAAGGGAGTGAGTTCTTTTTTGTCATCCCATTCGGACTACAGAGCAGACATATCCAAGAGCATTATATCTACCCCGAAGATGTCAGAGGGATGCGCGTTCTTGTTGTGGACGACAGCAAGATGTTACGGACAGTTCTTGATAAAGTTTTACAGTCATTTACATTTGATGTGGTGACTGCGGAAAATGGAAAACAGGCACTGAGCCTATTGCATGAACACGACAAATCCAAACCCTTCAAACTGGTGGTCACTGATTGGAGAATGCCGGATATCGATGGCATTGAACTGGTCCAAAAAATTAAGGGGGGCGGTCTTCTTGAAAATATTCCCAAAATTATCATGCTTACTGCGTACGGGCATAATGAAATCCGTCATCGGGCGGAACAGATTGATCTTGATGGATTCATGCTCAAGCCGTTCAACCGCTCACTCCTGTTTGACACCATCATGGGTGCTTTTGCTCATGATGACTACCGGGTAAGAGAAACTCTTCAGGAAAATATTCGAAATGGAATCCCGGCAAATGTGGCCGGATCACACATCCTGCTGGCCGAGGACAACAAGATTAATCAACAGGTAGCACGGGAAATACTTGAAGGAGCTGACGTGACTGTCTCAATAGCCAATGACGGACAGGAGGCGGCGGAGATGGTCAGAACCAACACATACGATGCCGTGTTGATGGATATCCAGATGCCGATCATGAATGGTTTCCAAGCAGTGAAAAGCATTCGGTCTGATGAAAATCTGCAATCCCTCCCTATTATAGCCATGACGGCACACGCCCTGGTCGGAGACAGAGAGAAAAGCCTTCTGGCGGGCATGAACGACCACGTCACGAAGCCCATTGATCCCGACCTACTCATGGAAGTACTTACCAAATGGCTACCGGATGAGCCTAAAACTAAATATGTACAACCATCTCCTATGGTTAAAGGAGAGAATATTCCTGCTATTTTTACAAATTTACCAGGGATCAATGCAAAATTGGCCATAGCAAGAGTCAGAGGTAATCTTGCGCTTTATGAAAAGCTCCTCGTTAACTTTGCGCATGATTGCAATGAGGTGCACTCAAATCTTTTCTCTATGATTTCCGAAAAAAAATATGAAGAAGCGCGCCCTTTAGCTCACACTATGAAAGGAGTTTCGGGAAATATCGGGGCCGAAACGATGTACCTGGCTTTTCATGAAATTGAGACTGCTTTGAAGAACGGCTCTGACACCGCGTTAACTTTACTAAAAAATATGGAGCCGGAAAGAAAACGTATAGCTGAAGCAATTATCAAAGCATTTCCTGACACTGAAAAGGATGAATGTGTCAGTGATGGTAACGCTGAAAGCAAAAACATTCTGTTTCAGGAAGCTCTGAAGATCCTGCCGCAAATAAGGGAAATGTCGGACCTTCTGGAGAAACACGATGTCGAAGCCAGAGATGTTTATCGATCCATCGAATCTGAATTAACTCATGCTGCTCCAAAGTTTGCAAAAGAACTCGGTTTTATGCTTGGTAAATTCGATTTCACTCGCGGGCGTACAAAGGTTGAGCAATTTATATCTGAATGTGAGCAGAAGGAGGGAGAAAATGGATAA
- a CDS encoding response regulator has translation MLLQSLQKNSVLCLVNSISLAGVQRLSNLYLNVSRRREKMDKARILVVDDTPANLDILSELLSPKYRVYAAINGEDALRMALSDAPPDLVLLDIMMPGIDGYQVCTMMKADERTRQIPIIFVTAMDEIENEEKGLNLGAVDYITKPFTPSIVMARVKTHLSLYNQTRLLQNLISERTIELEKAKDEAESANRAKSSFLANMSHELRTPLNAIMGMAQLLLGSPFSKDQKEFLEDTLKSSSRMLTMVNDLLELSRVEAERILLCPSQFKIRESIDQVLYLYRDQANQKGLTFTSSFEATIPDFLYADIGRIRQVFMNLLNNALRFTNSGFIDVAVKFWGENEAMLSEPATVIFCFSVKDSGIGISEEKLTYIFEPFSIGENFMTKVYSGAGLGLSISKHLVELMGGHIWLESQEGVGTTVNFTVPCRLCTVDEED, from the coding sequence ATGCTGCTCCAAAGTTTGCAAAAGAACTCGGTTTTATGCTTGGTAAATTCGATTTCACTCGCGGGCGTACAAAGGTTGAGCAATTTATATCTGAATGTGAGCAGAAGGAGGGAGAAAATGGATAAGGCCCGAATTTTAGTTGTCGATGACACTCCAGCCAATTTGGATATTCTGAGTGAGCTATTGAGTCCTAAATATCGTGTCTACGCAGCTATCAATGGGGAAGACGCCCTGCGGATGGCTTTATCCGATGCCCCCCCCGATCTTGTATTGCTGGATATCATGATGCCGGGAATAGATGGATATCAGGTATGCACAATGATGAAGGCCGATGAGCGAACTCGTCAGATTCCAATAATATTTGTAACGGCCATGGATGAGATTGAAAATGAAGAAAAAGGCTTGAACCTGGGAGCTGTGGACTACATCACCAAACCTTTCACCCCCTCAATTGTTATGGCAAGGGTAAAGACTCATCTCTCATTATACAACCAGACAAGATTATTACAAAATTTGATCAGTGAACGGACCATAGAACTTGAAAAAGCTAAAGATGAAGCAGAGTCAGCTAATCGAGCCAAAAGTAGCTTTCTTGCTAATATGAGCCATGAACTTAGGACACCACTCAACGCGATCATGGGAATGGCCCAACTCCTCTTGGGAAGTCCCTTCAGTAAAGATCAGAAGGAGTTCCTGGAGGATACGTTGAAATCTTCTTCCCGGATGTTGACCATGGTCAACGATCTACTGGAATTATCCCGCGTGGAAGCCGAAAGAATCCTTCTTTGTCCCAGTCAATTCAAAATAAGGGAAAGCATTGATCAGGTTCTTTATCTCTATCGGGATCAGGCAAATCAAAAGGGACTTACTTTTACAAGCTCGTTTGAAGCAACTATTCCAGATTTTCTGTATGCTGATATTGGTCGTATTCGCCAAGTATTTATGAACCTGTTAAATAATGCACTTCGTTTCACGAATAGCGGCTTCATAGATGTAGCAGTCAAATTTTGGGGAGAAAATGAGGCAATGCTCAGTGAGCCAGCTACGGTCATTTTCTGTTTCAGCGTCAAGGACAGCGGTATCGGTATCTCCGAGGAAAAACTGACCTACATCTTCGAGCCTTTTTCCATCGGAGAAAACTTTATGACCAAGGTCTACAGCGGCGCAGGACTTGGTCTTTCTATCTCAAAACATCTCGTCGAGCTTATGGGAGGACACATCTGGTTGGAAAGTCAAGAAGGTGTCGGTACTACTGTCAACTTCACCGTTCCATGCAGGTTGTGCACAGTTGACGAGGAGGACTGA
- a CDS encoding DUF3987 domain-containing protein has protein sequence MVSLSSVSTMTLADAALFYAKQGLPVFPCSGKRPCVSGGFKSATTDLNQITQWWQQFPQANIGSPTGANSFVLDIDPPHGEESLALLESQNSPLPETLTQRTGSGGRHLFFIQPADVEIRNSASKIGKGLDIRGTGGYIILPPSVHASGDSYQWITECSPAEAPAWLVELILNGLASDSQTNQPAYVQSLLKAEKGTRNDSLNKVAFQVGKDLASGKADGGNVEAIAKAALQTGLGPKEVQQTLQSGVQAGKKVVEESNPYSGLTTSAWPIPDKAVFYGFAGEFAEFAVEKSEADPIAVLATFLCRFGVEVGQSPHMFAGEKQYSRINAVLVGQSSKARKGTSSIPIRELFAFNEKEWISAQTSQGPLSSGEGLIHAIRDPELKYHVDKSTGVGEQITMDPGVEDKRLFILDQEFAGALACTKREGNTLSTIVRTLFDGGIIEPLTKTSRLVATNPHVAITTHITLQELHARLDRVEIFNGFANRFLWLCVRRTKLIPFPEPLDSQQVRAFQKKLHLLLESSKACSQMDFDPEAKKEWGNIYPLLAKERADLLGSVLNRSEAYVRRIALIYALLDGSDCVRLPHLKAALALWDYCEQSARFIFAGLESDSTCQKIMEALEESGGKLDTSGLYKFFGNHISKRKMTVALNNLLASKNIRIEEVKPQGGGRPRKIFYLCEKS, from the coding sequence ATGGTCTCCCTTTCATCCGTATCAACTATGACGCTTGCCGATGCTGCTTTATTCTATGCAAAGCAGGGACTCCCCGTCTTTCCATGCTCAGGAAAACGGCCTTGCGTTTCCGGTGGATTTAAAAGCGCGACTACCGACCTGAATCAAATCACCCAATGGTGGCAGCAATTTCCACAGGCAAATATAGGCAGCCCGACCGGAGCGAACAGTTTTGTTCTGGATATTGATCCTCCGCACGGGGAAGAGTCGCTTGCTTTGCTTGAAAGCCAGAACTCTCCATTACCCGAAACACTGACCCAGCGAACTGGGAGCGGCGGACGGCATCTATTCTTCATACAGCCTGCTGATGTTGAGATACGTAACTCTGCCAGCAAGATCGGCAAGGGTCTCGATATCCGTGGAACTGGCGGTTATATTATCCTGCCGCCATCGGTTCATGCTTCGGGTGATTCTTACCAATGGATAACCGAATGTTCCCCCGCTGAAGCTCCTGCTTGGCTGGTCGAGCTTATTCTTAATGGCTTAGCGTCCGACTCACAGACAAACCAACCTGCATATGTCCAATCCCTACTGAAGGCTGAGAAAGGAACCCGTAACGATTCTTTAAACAAGGTCGCTTTTCAAGTCGGGAAGGATCTTGCGTCTGGTAAGGCGGATGGCGGGAACGTTGAAGCTATTGCTAAAGCTGCTTTGCAAACAGGTCTGGGACCAAAGGAAGTTCAACAGACTCTTCAGAGCGGAGTACAGGCCGGAAAGAAGGTTGTTGAAGAAAGCAATCCGTATTCAGGGCTAACCACCTCGGCGTGGCCGATCCCGGACAAAGCGGTTTTTTACGGTTTTGCCGGGGAATTTGCAGAATTTGCGGTGGAGAAGTCTGAAGCCGATCCAATTGCTGTTCTCGCGACTTTTTTATGTCGTTTTGGTGTTGAAGTCGGGCAGTCTCCGCACATGTTTGCCGGAGAGAAGCAGTATAGCCGGATAAATGCCGTGCTTGTCGGCCAGAGTTCGAAAGCGCGTAAAGGCACTTCATCCATTCCTATCCGGGAATTGTTCGCTTTCAATGAAAAGGAATGGATTTCGGCGCAGACATCCCAAGGACCGCTTTCCAGTGGCGAAGGGCTGATACATGCCATACGTGATCCGGAACTGAAATATCACGTGGATAAAAGCACCGGAGTTGGTGAGCAGATTACTATGGACCCCGGAGTTGAAGACAAACGTCTTTTTATCCTTGATCAGGAATTTGCAGGGGCTCTGGCTTGTACAAAGCGGGAAGGCAATACTCTTTCAACCATTGTCCGTACCCTGTTTGATGGCGGAATCATCGAGCCGCTGACCAAAACAAGCAGGTTGGTGGCAACAAATCCCCACGTTGCCATTACTACCCACATTACTTTGCAAGAGCTGCACGCCCGACTTGATCGGGTTGAGATCTTCAACGGCTTTGCAAACCGTTTCCTATGGCTCTGCGTCCGTAGAACAAAATTGATCCCCTTCCCGGAACCTTTGGATAGTCAGCAGGTGAGAGCGTTTCAAAAGAAGCTTCACTTATTGCTGGAGTCATCGAAAGCATGTTCTCAGATGGATTTTGATCCTGAAGCCAAAAAGGAATGGGGAAACATCTATCCGCTGTTGGCGAAAGAGCGTGCTGATTTGCTTGGTTCAGTGCTTAACCGCTCTGAAGCTTATGTCCGGCGCATTGCGTTGATTTACGCCTTGCTTGATGGAAGTGACTGCGTTCGGCTCCCTCATTTGAAAGCGGCTCTTGCTCTCTGGGATTATTGCGAACAGTCAGCGCGATTCATTTTTGCCGGATTGGAGAGTGATTCGACTTGTCAGAAGATTATGGAAGCTTTGGAGGAGTCCGGTGGAAAGCTGGATACTTCCGGTCTGTATAAATTTTTCGGAAACCACATCTCAAAACGAAAGATGACCGTGGCCCTGAATAACCTCCTTGCCAGCAAAAATATTCGAATCGAAGAAGTGAAGCCGCAAGGAGGAGGGCGACCACGAAAAATATTTTATTTATGCGAAAAAAGCTAA